DNA from Thermococcus argininiproducens:
TAGAACCAACAATTATGGCAAGAAATATCCCCCAATTTACTTTGTAACCTGGGCCTTCTTTGGCAAATGGATCTCCAACTGCAAGAAAGATCTGAATTAATATTATCCCCGCAATAACTATCAAAATAGCAAAGAACAGTCCAATTAAGTAATAATCCTGAGTTCCCTTTTTAATCTCTCCAATTTTAGCTTGAGAGCTTATTATGGCACTCATTAGTAGAACAATGATAAAATAAAGGATTGTCAATCTACGCCTCATAATCTCTCATCTGTAAATCTATGCAAAGATAGGTTTAAAAAGTTTTATAGCGGGAGAAAAGCTGGGTGAGAATATGGAAAAAGTCCCACGGCTTTTCGTTGAGAGCACTGCTGAGGAATGTGTTGAGAATGATAAGGCAAAAGTAGATTGTATAATTATTCAGGAAAACGTAGAAGTGAGGCTAAAGAAAGAAGAAAAGCTTCCCGCGTTTATAGATGTAAAAAAAGCAAAATTCATGAAAAAAGAAGTCTATGACAGATTCCATTTCTATGTAGATAAATATGAGCATAGAATGGTTTGTGATGTGATAATAGTTTTGCCAGATAGAAGAACGGAAATAAGACTTTACAAAGGGGATGAATTAATGCTCCTACCCGTAGAAGGATACGTCTCAAGTATAATCGCAGAAGTAGGAAATAGAGTCAGAAAAAGCGATGCATTTGCTGCAATAACAACTAAAAAAGGAGAGGTACACTACCTCAAGCCACCTAGGAACGGAACAGTTGTCTACATCGATGAATTCAGCAACAGACCACACTATGTATACTACCTTCTCCCAGAGGAGCGTTAATATCCTTTAAAGAATTAGTGAGAGCTAATCACATACCTTCCATTATCGACCTTACATTCTCTTTAATTCTCATTTTTAGAGTTTTTATTTTGTCCATTCCCTGGATTGTCCTTGTATTCTTCGCACTTGTGATTATTAAAGACCATCTATGCAATTCATGTTTCATTGGCTCGTCTTGGAACATTACAAGCATTTTGGAACCCTTTACCTCCACTTCAATTATCTCAATATTCCTATTACCAAGCTTTGTGGAATAAATCTCCGTAGTTTTCAATCCACTGAACTCTCTTTCAAGCATTTCCGCAAATTCTCCCATATAACGTCACCTAGGAGTATTTATGCTAAACACCTATATATACTTTATCACAAAATTGTATAACGCTGACCAAAAATGTTATAAGGGCAATGAAAGAGTTAAGCTTGAGAAAATTTAGTTGGTGGAAAGAATGAAAGTTGAAAAAGGCGATTTTGTGGTTTTTAATTACATTGGGAAGTTTGAGAATGGAGAAATTTTCGATACGACTTATGAGAATATTGCTAAAGAAGCAGGTATTTATACCGAAGACAGGACTTATGGTCCCCTTGGTGCCAATGTAGGGGTTGGTGAGCTTATCTCTGGAATGGACGAAGACCTAATAGGGATGGAAGTTGGAGAGAAGAAAACCATAACGATTCCCCCAGAAAAAGGATATGGAATGCCACGTGATGACTTAATAATCGATGTACCAACGAGTGAATTCGAAAAAGCAGGTATAGAGCCGATAGAAGGGGCCTATATTATGACTGATAGTGGAATTGCAAGAATAACTGCTGTTGGAGAAGAGAATGTTACCCTTGACTTTAACCATCCACTTGCCGGAAAAACATTGATTTTTGAAGTAGAAATAGTGGACATAGAAAAAGAAAAATCAGATAAAGCCGAGGCTTGATATTTGGACCTTAGTAGCTACGAGAAATGTTAAGACGCCCATTACGGCAAGCATTGCGCTGTATTTGAAGCCTGCTGAGAACTTTCCTTCTCTTATTATTCCAATTCCCAATCCAGAAACTATTGCCTGCAGTGCCACGAATGCTAAGAGAATATTATAAATAGCATCCAGCGGTAGGTTTAGACCTACCTCTGGCGTATTCATGCCTCCCATAATTTGAGAGACTATCCCGAGAATTATCGGGCCAAGGAATCCACTTGCAATTATGAAAAACATTGTCTGCATTCCCGTAGAAGCTTTTCTCTCTTTTTTTATTCTTAGGATCTCACGAACATCATTAGCAACAGCTACCAGCACATCAGCCATTGGTGCACCTCTTTCATAGGCCTCGAGGATGATCATCGTAGATCGGTATATTATTATTGATCTCCTGTTTCTCAGTGCAAAAGCCTTTAAAGCCTCATAAGTTGACCTACCTCTCTTTATCTCACTGACTGTTCTTTTAAACTCCTCTGTTAAGGCTCCAAATCTAGCAGTAGAGGCCTCTTCCAATGCCTCCGAAAACGATACTCCAGCCCTAAGAGAACTCGCCAAATAGAAAAACGCATCAGGAATGTTGTTTTCCATGTTTTCAATTTTCTTGATGAGCTTCCAGTAAGGATACACCCACGCAACTCCAATGAATACAGCAAGGAAGACAGGTAGAGCATAAAGCTTGACTGGAGAAATTATGAAGACCACAATACTCACTAAAAGTGCAAGTAGCAAAGACACTATCAAAAATTCTAGTGCCAAGAATGATATGCCCGCAGAATACAGAAACAGGGTGTACTTCCTAGTCCACCTCTTTGGAATTACCCTTTCAAGGGCCTTCGCAATTGGATGTAGAAAGGTAATTTCAGGCATTTTATCACCTCGGCTCGCTTCGTTTTATCATGAACACTACCATTGTAGACATGGCAGGGAACCCAAACAATAAGATAACAGCTAGTGCGGAGGGTGGCAATACAACACTTCTCGACATCATAGATGCCGCAAGTATAGCCACAACAAAGAGTGTCGGCATAATTATCGTCATGAACATGTAAACAAATGCTATACCATTAACCTTCTGTATGTATTCTACAAGCTTCATCCTATATTCAAAGGAAAAGTCCTCAGCAAGTTTGTATAATATATCCGCCAAGTTTCCACCGAATCTTGTAGCCCTTAATATCTGCTTCACAACCCTGCTAACGTTTTCAGAAGCCATTCTCTCTTCAAATCTTGTTAAAGCGTCCTCAAAAGAGGTCCCACCATGCATGTCTCTTATCATTAAATCAAATTCCTCAGAGATTGGGCCATAATCGGCATTAGCCACTGAAACCATAGCCTCAGCTATACCAACACCTGCACTTAGGAGAGATGCCATGTGCCTCAATACATATGGCAACGCCTTCTCTACCTCTATCACTCTTCCTCTCCACACTAACCTTGGATAATTCCTCATGTAAAGAAAGCCACCAATGAAACCGAGAAGTCCCAGCATTATTGATATGTCAATTGGGAGAATGAGAAGAATGCCAAGTATAAACCCAAAAATGGCAGAAAAAATTGATACTCCTATCATCAAAGCGACGTACTGTTCCTTACTCATTTTGATATTTGCACGAAGCAAATCATAATCTAGACCTTTGATAGATCTTGTGAAAGATTCGACTGGACCTCTGAAACGCCTCAACATGAATTCTGAAAATCTGTGACTGAAAGATTTTTCCAGTTCCTTCTTTCTCCACTCTACTAATTCCTCAATCTCTTCTTCATATCTCTTTTCTCTTTCTTCACTGATCTCTTCTTGGAGTTTTTTCAATAGTTGGAGTCTTTCCTCTAATGTAAGCGTCTTAGGAATTCTACGAATAGGTCGTTCACTCACCTCAATAGTTTTTTGTCCTAACCTTTCTATGAACTCCAATATTCTAGCCTTCAATCCCAAATGTCTCACCTTTATATGATTCTTCTTACTTTCTCAGTCAGTTCAAGGGAAGCGTCTTTTTCGATCCTCATTAAAGTCTCTTCCGGATTAATGTAGAATTCTCTTATATAGTGCCCAACTTCTTCGATACTTCTTATTCCCTTTTCTACCATCCATTGAAGAACGACTTCTCTCTTTAGTCTCTCTTCTAAGAGTTCCTCTGTGGTGAGCCCAGTATGTTCAGCAAGCTGGTTCATGACCCTGCTTGGAACTCCAGTGTGATAAAGTTCATCCTTTGCTGGATTGTACTTGTAGATTGTATTTAGTTGAACGCTTTCTCCTTCTATTCCTGAAACCTCTGCAATCTCAGTTATTCTTCTTATAGTTCCTTTCTTTCTGTTGTTGAATCTCACTTGCATTATGATGACATCAAGAGCTGGAATCATAATTCTCGGAACGTTCATGGGAGGACTCTCAAGCCTAACAATAGTCTCTCTGGCGGAGTTGGAGTGTATTGTTCCCATACAGTTAGATACTAGAATTCCATTAGCCACATAGTTGTGGTCATCGTCAACAGTCAAATCGTAGAGATACTCGATGCCAAGCTCCTTCGGATCGACTTCCTCAACACTTATAACCTCATCCCAGTAGACATCACCCTCAGCTATCAGTTGAAGTCTCTTAGCAGTAACCCAGGCTTCTTCATCACCAAGATCTTTTGCAATCTGTTGGAATGCAAGAGCAATCCCCTTAAGCGCTGAACGTCTTATTTCCTTGGATCTTCCTTTCTCCACATGCCTTATAAGACTCTCTGAGATTTTTTCATCAGCATAGTGTGATGCCATTTTTGAAAGCTCTGCAACAGTTAGCCCGAGCCTTTCACGAAGCGGTTTTATCATTGCACTCGATATTGGAACGCGATATGTCCTCCTTCCACGATAGGATTTTTTGTCCCTGATTATTTCCTCAAGTTTCCTTCTCTTCCTTGAGTGGTTAAGTGGGACTAGTTTAGCAAACTTTTCTAAGTCCCTAATCCCACTGACAGTGACCCTGAATATATAACCGTCTTTGAAGCCTCTATTCTTCACACGAGAAACGGTGCTTATTATACCGAGCCTCTGGAGAGCATACCAAACTTTTCTTGCTGCACTCTCACTTTTGGTAGTGAGAATAAGTGCTGGCCTGCTCTCATCTACATACCCATCAGCATCGAAAAGCCCGGCAATGAAATATCTCATGAGGTCATCGTTGGATAAAACAATATCAGGAATGTCCCATATTTCTGACTTTTTGCCCTTGGGTATATTGAATATCCTTGA
Protein-coding regions in this window:
- a CDS encoding DUF2118 domain-containing protein encodes the protein MEKVPRLFVESTAEECVENDKAKVDCIIIQENVEVRLKKEEKLPAFIDVKKAKFMKKEVYDRFHFYVDKYEHRMVCDVIIVLPDRRTEIRLYKGDELMLLPVEGYVSSIIAEVGNRVRKSDAFAAITTKKGEVHYLKPPRNGTVVYIDEFSNRPHYVYYLLPEER
- a CDS encoding type II secretion system F family protein is translated as MGLKARILEFIERLGQKTIEVSERPIRRIPKTLTLEERLQLLKKLQEEISEEREKRYEEEIEELVEWRKKELEKSFSHRFSEFMLRRFRGPVESFTRSIKGLDYDLLRANIKMSKEQYVALMIGVSIFSAIFGFILGILLILPIDISIMLGLLGFIGGFLYMRNYPRLVWRGRVIEVEKALPYVLRHMASLLSAGVGIAEAMVSVANADYGPISEEFDLMIRDMHGGTSFEDALTRFEERMASENVSRVVKQILRATRFGGNLADILYKLAEDFSFEYRMKLVEYIQKVNGIAFVYMFMTIIMPTLFVVAILAASMMSRSVVLPPSALAVILLFGFPAMSTMVVFMIKRSEPR
- a CDS encoding FKBP-type peptidyl-prolyl cis-trans isomerase, which encodes MKVEKGDFVVFNYIGKFENGEIFDTTYENIAKEAGIYTEDRTYGPLGANVGVGELISGMDEDLIGMEVGEKKTITIPPEKGYGMPRDDLIIDVPTSEFEKAGIEPIEGAYIMTDSGIARITAVGEENVTLDFNHPLAGKTLIFEVEIVDIEKEKSDKAEA
- a CDS encoding type II secretion system F family protein; the protein is MPEITFLHPIAKALERVIPKRWTRKYTLFLYSAGISFLALEFLIVSLLLALLVSIVVFIISPVKLYALPVFLAVFIGVAWVYPYWKLIKKIENMENNIPDAFFYLASSLRAGVSFSEALEEASTARFGALTEEFKRTVSEIKRGRSTYEALKAFALRNRRSIIIYRSTMIILEAYERGAPMADVLVAVANDVREILRIKKERKASTGMQTMFFIIASGFLGPIILGIVSQIMGGMNTPEVGLNLPLDAIYNILLAFVALQAIVSGLGIGIIREGKFSAGFKYSAMLAVMGVLTFLVATKVQISSLGFI